Genomic DNA from Gimesia aquarii:
TTCTTGGGTGACTTGTACCAAGATCTATCCGAGCGTGCCCGAAAGAAGTACGCCCTGCTTCAAACGCCAGTCTTCGTGGAAGAGTTTATTCTGGATCGCACTCTGAGTCCGGCCATTGATGAGTTCGGTCTCGATGAAGTTCGAATGATTGATCCAACTTGTGGTTCGGGTCACTTTTTACTAGGTGGGTTTTTCCGTTTGTTCGACTTGTGGAACAAACGGGAAGACAACGACATCGTGGCGGCACAGAAAGCCTTCGACGGTGTATGGGGCGTGGATATTAACCCGTTCGCCGTGGCAATTGCCCGCTTTCGATTGATTGTCGCAGCACTTCGAGCATGCGCCATCAACAGCTTGAAAAAAGCCCCCGCATGGAACATTCACTTGGCGACGGGGGACAGCCTGTTGTTCGGGAGTCGATGGGACCGAGACGGAAAGAAGAAAGGAGAGCAGCAGTTCTTTGCCACAGATGAAGAAAGTTGGGCACCAGAGATTTACGCTTGCGAGGACAAGAATGCGATCTCCGAAATACTTGGTCAGCAGTATCACGCCGTCGTGGGAAATCCTCCTTACATCATTGTTCGAGATCGGAGTCTTAACGAGGCATATCGAGCCCGATATTCTTCATGTCATCAAAAGTATTCACTTTCTGTACCATTCGCTGAGCGTTTCTTTGACCTAGCAATTCATGCCAGCAATGGTCGTTCGGGATTTGTTGGGCAAATTACGGCGAATTCGTTCATGAAGCGAGAGTTTGGCAAGAAGCTTGTAGAGGAGTTCTTTCGGCTGGTGGAACTTACGCACGTTGTTGATGCTTCTGGAGCCTATATACCGGGGCACGGAACGCCGACTGTGCTTTTGTTTGGTCGCAACAGGAACCCCAAGACCGAATCGGTACGAGCAGTTCTGGGCATCAATGGTGAGCCCCATGCACCTAGCGATCCCGCCCAAGGCCTTGTGTGGCAGTCGATTCTGAAAAATATAGATGTATGCAATGCCGAGGACGCCTACATATCCACGGCTGACGTCCCTCGCACAATCTTTACCAAGCACCCTTGGAGCATCAGTGGTGGTGGTGTCAGCGTTCTGATGGACTCTCTAAACGCCAAGGCCGCAAAGGTTCTTACGGACGTCGCATCTAGCATCGGAATTACATGTTTCACCTTGGAAGATGATGTTTTTATTATCCCGGAATCTGTAGTTCGCCGCAGCACAATTGAATCGTCGCTTACACGACAGATGATTGTTGGAGACTGCATACGGGACTGGAGTGAAGCCGACTCCGACCCAACACTGTTCCCTTACGATTTAGAATTCGCAGCCGTCAAGGAAGACTATTCAACAGGGATTTTCCGTTTTCTTTGGCCCTATCGCACCAATCTTTCGAACAGCAAGATGTTCGGCGGAATGACGAAAGTTGAATCTGGGCTGAATTGGTTCGAGTTTGGCAGGCTTACGCATTCGAAACTGAAATCTCCCTTATCAATAGTGTTCGCTTTCGTTGCTACTCACAATCATTTCGTGCTTGATCGAGGGGGCCATGTGTTCAACAGATCGGCACCTATTATCAAAATGCTGGACGGCACCACCGAGGATGATCATCTCAGATTGTTGGGTGCTCTAAATACTTCGGTCGCCTGTTTTTGGATGAAGCAGGTCTTTCATAACAAGGGAGACTCAACTGACCAGCACGGGGCCCGAACGACGGGCGTGCCTGAATTCAATACCTACGAATTCACCGCTACAGGGCTTCACAAGTTTCCGATACCTGAAGGCACGGGTGTTGAGCCAGCAAGAACTCTTGATGTACTCGCAAGAGAATACCTTGCCAACTTGCCCGCACGGGGCATAGCAATGGAGGTACCTAGTCAGGAATTGCTGATTCGATTGAAGGAGCATGCGAAGTCGATACGGTGTCGAATGATTGCATTGCAGGAGGAACTCGATTGGCAGGCATATCGTCTCTACGGACTGATCAATGAAGAGGTCTGTTACGGAGGCGATGATCTTCCGCCGATAGAATGTGGAGAACGAGCCTTCGAAATTGTTCTTGGTGGAATGATTGCGAGGGGTGAGTCCAATAGCACTTGGTTTGCACGGCACGGTCGATCACCGATTGTTGAAATTCCGGCACATTGGCCGGAAGACTACAAGTCGATAGTTAGACGCCGCATTCATCTCATCGAAACTAAGAAAGAGATCGGCCTTCTTGAAGATGGGATGTACAAACGACGTTGGGCTCTTGAGAATTGGACGGCGCAGCAGCAAGATGCGCTCCGCAATTGGATGCTCGAACGTCTTGAAGGACGACATTACTGGCCGGACCTGCAAATGCAAGAATCCCGGCTGCAATCGATTGCCAAATTAGCAGATAAGGCGAGCGTCGATCAGGACTTTATGCAAGTCGCTGTCACCTACAGAGGGCGGGAAGACTTCGACTTGGCTGAACTAGTCGCCGAATTGGTCGAGTCTGAGTCAGTCCCATTTCTATCATCCCTCCGATACAAGCCTGCTGGGCTTCGCAAGCGAGAAGTCTGGGAGAAGACGTGGGAACTCCAACGCAAGGAAGATGCTGGTGAAGATGTAGGCGATATCAAGGTGCCGCCCAAGTATACAACCGCTGACTTTCAAAAGTCTGATTATTGGCGGTTACGAGGCAAGCTGGACGTTTCAAAAGAGCGCTGGATCAGCTTCCCCCACTGCGAAACCGAGAGCGATCCATCTTTGGTTGTCGGCTGGGCAGGCTGGAACCATCTACAACAAGGAACTGCTATCGTTGTGTACTATGACGCCCGCAAGAACGAAGGCTGGTCAGCGGAACGCCTGACTCCACTGCTCGCCGGTCTCGATGAACTGCTGCCATGGATTCACCAATGGCATCCCGAGATTGACCCCGAATACAACGAGACGGCAGGGGCCTCGTTTCAGACATTGCTGGAATCCGAAGCTCAAGAACTCGGACTCACGCTGGAGCAGATCCGCAACTGGATACCGCCAGCCAAGAAGAAAGCCACAAAGAAGAAGACTGCCAAAAAAACACGCAAGAAAGCCAAAAGTGCTGAAGCGACAGAAGGCGAATGATCGCCGCTGAATTTGCCAAAGCCGAAAGCGAACACTGACAACCGAAAACAGAAGACTTACTAACTATGTCCAAACTTATTAGTGAATTACTCGATCTCCCGGAACGAGTTCGCAAGGGCGATTTCGTCCTGAACCTGTCCAAAGGAGTCAATGAGCCCCAAAAGACACTCGAACGCTATGTCGTCACGCTTCAGCTTGTCGAATGTTTCTATGACTGTCTGAGTCTTATTAAGACTGCCGTTGAGGCTAACAACAGCAAGGCCGCTTACCTCCACGGTAGCTTCGGTTCTGGTAAGTCGCACTTCATGGCAGTGCTGCATCTGATCCTGCAACACAATTCCGATGTTCGTAACGTCAAGGAATTGCAGTCGGTCTGTGAAACGCACAAGTGGGTGGAGAAAAAGAAATTCTTGCTGGTGCCCTATCACATGATCAACGCCAAAGACATGGAGACCGCCATCTTTGGTGGCTATGTCGATCATGTGGCCGAACTTCATCCTGACGCACCGTTGCCGGGTGTATTCTTGGCCGACGAAATCTTTGACAACGCTCGGCAACACCGCAGCAGTCTCGGCGACGAAAAGTTCTTTGCGGAACTGAACAAGGGCAAGACAGGCGGCGATTCAAGTGGCGGTGGTGGAAAGCCCCGTTTCGGTAAAATGAAACACGCCAAATTGTCTTCAGACGGTTGGGATGCTACCAGTTTTGAAGAAGCACTGGAAGCGGAACCCGGAAGTAAGGAACGGTCACTGCTGGTCGGTGACTTGGTGAAGAACATCTTCCCGGCATTCCGTGGTATCGCCCACGCCAAAGAGGAAGCTTACGTCGAACTAGATGAAGGATTGGGTATCCTGAGCGCCCACGCTCAATCGCTCGGTTATGACGGTTTGATTCTGTTTCTTGACGAGTTGATCCTGTGGCTGGCCACCAACAGCGGTAACCTCGACTTCGTTCAGCGTGAAGCGAACAAGTTGGTCAAGCTGGTCGAATCCAAGAAGTCTGAACGACCCATTCCCATCATCAGCTACGTTGCTCGTCAGCGTGACTTGCGTGATCTGATCGGTGATACCGTTAGCGGTATCGAGCAAGTGAACCTGTCCGACATCCTGTCGCACATGGAAGAACGCTTCGATATGATCACGCTGGAGGATCGTAACTTGCCGTTGATCGCTCAAAGGCGTGTCTTGAAAACCAAGAACGATGCCTGTAAAGCAGAATTGTCAGATGGTTACGAACAGGCGATCAAACTCCAACCAGAAGTGATGGAGATCCTATTGGCTCGTGACGGAAACAAGGAACTTTTCAAGCAGGTTTATCCATTCAGCCCTGCTCTGATCAAATCCCTGATCGCCATTTCCAGTGCTCTTCAGCGTGAGCGTACCGCCCTGAAGATCATGTTGGAAATGCTTGTAAAACGGCGAGAAACGCTTTTCGTCGGTGACATCGTTCCACTGGGCGACCTGTGGGATGTGGTGGCCGATGGCGACGACACGTTTTCCGATGTGCTGCGTGTCCGTTTTGCTCACGCCAAGAAACTCTACACGAACAAGTTGCTGCCAATGCTGGAAGAACAGCACTCGGTGGATTTGGAAGTGGATCGAGAGAAGGCGAAGACAGATTCCGAAGTGGCTCGCAAGTTTGAAGCCTTCGAGAACGACAATCGACTGATCAAAAGCCTGATGTTGGCCGCATTGGTCGAAGGTGAAGAAACACTCAAGGACATGACCTGCGCCAAACTGGCGGCGTTGAATCATGGCAATGTGAAATCACGCTTCTCCGGGCGTGAATACCAGACGGTCAAGAACAAGTTTACGGACTGGTCGGGACTGCACGGCGAGATCCGATTGTCGGGTGATGCCACCAACCCAACCGTCACGCTGCAATTGGTCGGTGTTGATACCGACTTGATAATCAGGGCGGCTCGTGCTTACGACCGACCGGGCGAACGGCAACTCAAAGTCAAACGCATGTTGCTCAAGTCGTTTGGAATGCCCGAACAGGACGATATGTTCTTTGCCCACAAGTTTAATTGGCGAGGCACCCACCGTATTTGCGACGTGCTGTTCGAGAACGTCCGACGCACGACCGACGAGGCTCTGCGATCTAGCGGCGACGATTGGGAACTCATAATCGACTTCCCCTTCGATAGCGAAGGAAAGAGTCCGCAGGAAGACATCGACCGCATAGAGAAGTTCAAGGAAAAGGGGGAGTCGCATAAGACGATAATCTGGCTTCCCGAGTTCTTCTCAACAAAGACGCAAACAGAACTCGGTCAGTTGGTGATCATTGACCACTTGCTACGAGGAAACAACCTCGATCAACACGCCTCGGATTTGTCATCACAGGACCGTGAGACAGCCCGCACAATCCTTGAAAGCCGTCAGAGTGCCTTGGCCTCAAAGCTGCAATCCATCGTGGAAGCCGCCTATGGCATTCGCAGTGTGCCACACCCCGGATCGCTGGATGATTCTTACAACATCGCCGACTCGCAATTCACCTCGTTGTTTTCATCGTTGTCTTTGCAAAGGCCGGTCGGTTCAACGCTGGGCGAGGCCATGGAACATTTGCTGGATCAGGCCCTTAAGCATCAGTACCCCAAGCATCCGAAGTTTCGCCAAGAGATCAAAGTCAATAAAGACCTGAAGGATGTGCTGCAAGTTTGTCAGGAAGCGGCCCATACACAGGATGGACGAATCTTTGTCGAAGACAACCGCATCCGCAAAGCCCTCAAGAACATCTGCGATCCACTCGAACTCGGTTCGATGGGGGAAACGCACTTTGTTCTGGAAGGCTTCTGGAAGACGCTATTCAACAAAGCGCTGTCTGTATCCGAGAAAGATAATCCCGATGTTGCTGATATGAAGTCATGGATGGGCGACGACCGTGGATTGCCAAGGGAAATTGAAAACCTGCTGATCATGGTCTACGCCGAGCAGACCAACCGGGCCTTCGTGCGTTTTGGTGGCAACTTCATTCCTAAACTGGATGACCTGCCCGGCGAGTTGGAGTTGCGTCAGGAAGTGCTTCCGACAGAGGAAGAATGGCAGGAAACCAAGAAACGTATTGCGGATCTTTTTGGTGATGATCTATCTCGTCTGTTGAATGCTTCCAACTTGGCAGGCTTGGGCGAGAAGTTTTCTGACGACGGCGGTTACATCGCCAAATTCAAAGCTGACTGTGATGCACTGCCGAATCGACTGCAATTGATCCTACAAAAACTGGGTGTGAGTGAAGACGAGGCGAACCAGTGTGACCGAGTGAAGACGGCCAAGGCGGCTCGTGCTTTCTTCGATGCCGTGGAGGGTCAGGAACCGACACCGATGGTCATAGCCATCGCCAAAGCTCGAATCGAAACTAGCGGCAAGGCATTGGGTCGCAGCATCAAGTCGGCGGCAACTGTGTTGGCCAGCCTGCTGGAACCAAACCGTTGGGAATTGTTTGAAGCAGTGGCCGAAATCAACGACCGTCGCAAGACCGACGCAACCTTGTTGATCGATGATCTGCGTGACAGCCTGATGATGGACGAGTTCGCTCTGGCTGGTGGTCTTCCGGCAAAACTGTCGGACGCTGAAGGCCGATCAGTCAAGTTGTTGCGGCCACCGAAAGTTATTCCGACGCCTGATGATGACGAGGAAGAAATCGAGCTACCTCCTGTTAAACCGGGATGGAAGCGACTCGATTCAGGGTCAACCGAACGCATGTCGGGAAGTGATCTTTCGACCCTGACTGAGAAATTGGCTGCCAAGCTGGGAGACAATCCCAAGCGGCGTATCACGATTCAATGGACGGTGGAGGAGCAGTCAGAATGACCGTTGGCGTCCTCAACTCTCAACAACTGCGATCCATCGTCGAAGAGCTTTGGCTGGAAGATGCCGATGCGTCTGCGTTCGGCCTGCATGTCTCGTCTTCCGTCAAAGGCCCACCCGAGGTTGAGTTCGAGTTTGGTATTGCGCATGTCCTGCGAGCAGACAATGTGTTTCAGATTCGGGAAGCGTTGCTTGAGGCCGAGGAGAAACAAGATCGCATCATCTTGCTGACCAAACTTCAGCAAGGCGATTTGGGACAAGATGTTGTGGCACGTCTGGCTCGCAGTCGACTGTTCCCATTCAATCATGTTGCCAGTTTGTGCTCGTTGTTCAAAGCAAAGGAACTCGACCGTTCTATTTGCGATCCCGGTATTGCTCACGCACTACTGGAATACTCGCCTCGTGATGGCTACCCACCAGTGTCGGCAGGTGTTTTGGATGCCGGAACGGTCTGGAGTGCATTATGTCGCCATGTCTTCGAAATGGGAGACAGTGAACCTGATTTGGTGACACTGCTGTTGTGGGCGACAACCGACAATGGACCCAAGCGATACATCGAAGCCACCAATGAACTCAGGGGTAGCTTGCATCACCGGTTGCATTCGAGACTCGGTGATGCAGCAGATACAATCCTGCGAATTGTTGACAGTGAAGCTGGTAAAGATGCCCTTGCATTGGCTGTGACATGTCAGGTAATTTTTGGCAGCGGTGACGAACCTGTTCTGGATGCAGCGGCGGCTCGACTGGAGCAGTATCATCAGAACAAAACGATCCCCAAAGCCATTGGTCGAATGCTGGGCGAATTGGCCAATGACGCCATCGCCGACTTAGATCACCGAGATGATCCAAGGATTGCCCAGAGCCATCTGGAACGTGCCGACGCCTTGTTGAAGCAGTTTCAATGCGAAGAACACTCACATCGCAACGGGCTGTCTCGAATCGGCTACGAGCAGCGACTCATCCATTTCGGTCAGCACATAAAGCGTGTGATTGCCAAAGTCAATGAAGAAGCGATTGCAGAATGCGAATGGCAGCAAACGTGCGTGGCCGATCATCGCATTGGGAGACAGCGGCGATACGCCGATCAGGTTTCACGAACGGAGATGACAGTTCGCCTGATTCGCTGGCTCAACCAACCTTTGCCCGAGGCGACTTCCTTTGCGGATCAGTCGAACGCCTATGTCAAAGAACTGGCGTTCGCCGATTGGGCACGGGAAGCAATCTGCCGAGGTGAAGACATTCCCGAAGTGTCGGATGCTTACATCGCTCTGGATGCGGCAGTCTCGAAACGGCAGCGTGGTTTTGCAGAGCAATTTGCCAAGGGTTTGGCGGACTGGTCTTCGGTTGGATCAACCAGCATCGGTGTAATTGGTGTCGAACATGTATTGGAAGAGGTTGTTGCCAAAGTCGTGGCCCAAAAGAACCGTGTGCTGATGATCGTGCTGGACGGCATGAGTTGGGCAGTTTGTCACGAGTTACTGGAAGACATCCGGCAGGATCACTGGTTCGAGGCCACCTTTGACGAGGACTCGGCCATTCCCCATCCGGTCATCGCCACGGTGCCCAGCGAGACGAGGTATTCACGGACGAGCCTGCTATCGGGCGAATTGACCGATGGTGATCAGGCGAAGGAACGACGCAACTTCAAAGAGAATCCAGCCCTCGTCGATTGTTCTGATCGTCGTAAGCCTCCGGTGTTGTTCCACAAGAAGGACATCACTGAAGGCAG
This window encodes:
- the pglX gene encoding BREX-2 system adenine-specific DNA-methyltransferase PglX: MVNIKTLLPELKKLVTGLSEDLLARSTSSAEIDAGLREAYTQIEKGGRTADVFEVWREDYLDQVAVAWVLGCVFVRFMEDNHLIDECWLAGEGDRRKQAEDTHELYFREHPRESDREYFEYVFHEVGKIPACHDLFAEGKTPLWAVGPSGDAAMKLLAFWREIDTDSGHLKRTFGVEAGDTRFLGDLYQDLSERARKKYALLQTPVFVEEFILDRTLSPAIDEFGLDEVRMIDPTCGSGHFLLGGFFRLFDLWNKREDNDIVAAQKAFDGVWGVDINPFAVAIARFRLIVAALRACAINSLKKAPAWNIHLATGDSLLFGSRWDRDGKKKGEQQFFATDEESWAPEIYACEDKNAISEILGQQYHAVVGNPPYIIVRDRSLNEAYRARYSSCHQKYSLSVPFAERFFDLAIHASNGRSGFVGQITANSFMKREFGKKLVEEFFRLVELTHVVDASGAYIPGHGTPTVLLFGRNRNPKTESVRAVLGINGEPHAPSDPAQGLVWQSILKNIDVCNAEDAYISTADVPRTIFTKHPWSISGGGVSVLMDSLNAKAAKVLTDVASSIGITCFTLEDDVFIIPESVVRRSTIESSLTRQMIVGDCIRDWSEADSDPTLFPYDLEFAAVKEDYSTGIFRFLWPYRTNLSNSKMFGGMTKVESGLNWFEFGRLTHSKLKSPLSIVFAFVATHNHFVLDRGGHVFNRSAPIIKMLDGTTEDDHLRLLGALNTSVACFWMKQVFHNKGDSTDQHGARTTGVPEFNTYEFTATGLHKFPIPEGTGVEPARTLDVLAREYLANLPARGIAMEVPSQELLIRLKEHAKSIRCRMIALQEELDWQAYRLYGLINEEVCYGGDDLPPIECGERAFEIVLGGMIARGESNSTWFARHGRSPIVEIPAHWPEDYKSIVRRRIHLIETKKEIGLLEDGMYKRRWALENWTAQQQDALRNWMLERLEGRHYWPDLQMQESRLQSIAKLADKASVDQDFMQVAVTYRGREDFDLAELVAELVESESVPFLSSLRYKPAGLRKREVWEKTWELQRKEDAGEDVGDIKVPPKYTTADFQKSDYWRLRGKLDVSKERWISFPHCETESDPSLVVGWAGWNHLQQGTAIVVYYDARKNEGWSAERLTPLLAGLDELLPWIHQWHPEIDPEYNETAGASFQTLLESEAQELGLTLEQIRNWIPPAKKKATKKKTAKKTRKKAKSAEATEGE
- the pglZ gene encoding BREX-2 system phosphatase PglZ, which gives rise to MTVGVLNSQQLRSIVEELWLEDADASAFGLHVSSSVKGPPEVEFEFGIAHVLRADNVFQIREALLEAEEKQDRIILLTKLQQGDLGQDVVARLARSRLFPFNHVASLCSLFKAKELDRSICDPGIAHALLEYSPRDGYPPVSAGVLDAGTVWSALCRHVFEMGDSEPDLVTLLLWATTDNGPKRYIEATNELRGSLHHRLHSRLGDAADTILRIVDSEAGKDALALAVTCQVIFGSGDEPVLDAAAARLEQYHQNKTIPKAIGRMLGELANDAIADLDHRDDPRIAQSHLERADALLKQFQCEEHSHRNGLSRIGYEQRLIHFGQHIKRVIAKVNEEAIAECEWQQTCVADHRIGRQRRYADQVSRTEMTVRLIRWLNQPLPEATSFADQSNAYVKELAFADWAREAICRGEDIPEVSDAYIALDAAVSKRQRGFAEQFAKGLADWSSVGSTSIGVIGVEHVLEEVVAKVVAQKNRVLMIVLDGMSWAVCHELLEDIRQDHWFEATFDEDSAIPHPVIATVPSETRYSRTSLLSGELTDGDQAKERRNFKENPALVDCSDRRKPPVLFHKKDITEGSRGAVSEEVSKALLDVKQNVVGVVINAIDDRLANAQQIRDNWSISRINPLGALLRLARDSGRVVVLASDHGHVWHRTDSHFDPSTEGSRWRQNDSDCKDGELVVSGKRVIPADSIIVPWTETIHYKRKQHGYHSGATPQEMVCPLVLLTDRSSDYSNMKRCVYPFPDWWSPAPVASPVEPEPVVHVTVPSGHPTLFDNLEPDESPEKDAVKTTPVKVLPVSADWIDRLLASEAYKDQKSKIKRHPPQDSVIRQVLETLNAAGGFLTPGAFIKETSMPAARLDQVIANIRRVLNVDGYEILVIDRTENKVELNITKLKRQFDVE